AAAATAAGAGAATCAGAAAAAGAAGCTGGAAGGAATGAGAAAACGTTGAAAGTTTTCTTCATCCATATATCTCATACATCTTAACAAAGCTAAGTATAAAAAAGTGTGATCATTGATGAACAAATACTCCTGCAGATTGTCTCCATTACTTTTGCTTAAAATAAgctttaaaattacaaaaatatcataaagaTGTAACCTGAAGGGATAGCAAGTTTTGTCAGTATACTCATTTGAGTtccaaataaaatcaaaaaatttcttcactTGGAGACTGCCATCCATCTCTTTCGCGCTGCCAGTTAGCGGCTTCCATATCATGCGTGAGGTTTGGCAGCGGCCAAGGTTCCCCTTTCCTTCCATAAATCACAATCCTCTTGTCTTTCCCTTTTTCCATGTCGGTGTGAGTCTGAATGAATTTCACCAAGTGCATCCAATTAATGTACAAATGAATGCAAGAGAGACGGTCTATAAGCAACAATGATTAATATtaccttcaatttttttaagataaataaaggCAGTACATTTTGAGGAATTGCCTCCTTTCCCAATACATTTTTCCCTTGGATGAAACCTTTTCTCGTCCAAATAACTCAGTCCCCCAAGTACAtatgaaagaaacaaattatAACACTCAATTACTGCAGTAAAAGCTCGTTCTACTGCCcaaaacaattgaaaacaaaaacgaaAACACTCTTGAACAGAGAATCATAATCATGGGTGGGATTTAGTTCTTAATTTCTAGTTATCACCTTCTTGTGGAATGTGGAAGAACCTCTAAAGGTTGCCTTCTTGTTAGCCGTGGAGTCGCTGTCAAGGTTATAAGGAGCTCCCGGGAGATAGTTATAAACCACAATTGGGCTTCTCACAGCATGAACCCCATCACTCCAGGTTATAGCACCAGACATGATTGGCTGCTGGGCAATTTTAGGTCCAGTTACAGTCACTGTGAATTTCTTTTGCTCTCCGACAGcacagaaagaaagaacagaGGGTTCAACGGTAGCATTGATGGCTGCCGCCATGTAAATGCTAGCTGTGTAAGTTGAGTTTGGAAAGCCAACATTGGTTACTGTCCTGGGGAAAACGCCATTGATCTCATCGCCATCTTCAACAtacagagagaaagaaggataGTTAAGGTCCCAAGCTCTTCCAAGAATTGTGCTGCTGCAAGTGCTATTGTCCCCAGTGATTTGTCTTAGACTTCTTGTGTTGTAGCCCTGCTTGCAGAGGAAGTTAATGTAATCTTCCACCGACGCGTCGTAGACTAGCCCGGGATTCACTGCAGCAGCTGGGTTAATGTGACCAGACCCGTATGCAAATTCAAGGTCTTTGTGCTTCCTTCGGTCCATGACATAAGCTGATCGTACATGGATCAGATTTTTTCAAAGTTGTAACAAGGTAATAGAAGATTAATATTGATCCCTTAATGTAATTTACAGAAATTCAATTGCTACCAAAAAAGAAACTTCACAAATGAAAAACCTTCTTTCTCATATTCCTTACCTGTAGTCATGAGAGCAGATTTAATGGCGGCTGGAGACCAGTTCGGGTGGGCAGCTTTAACATAGGCAGCAGCGCCACTGGCATGGGGGCAAGACATCGAAGTGCCAGAGATTATATTGTAGTCTACGCTCCTTTTGTCATCATAGTAGATGGAAGGTGGAGCCACCGGAGACCAAGCTGCAAGGATGTCGACTCCGGGGGCAGTGATATCAGGCTGCACGTCATTAGTTCGAGGTATATGCAATATTAGAGACACGATTAGAAAGAACAAAGCAAGAAAATTGATAATTTGACGAATCATTTGGTCACCTTGAGAATGTCGGGAGTGATAGGACTAGGTCCTCTTGAAGAAAATGAGACGACAACAGGTGCTACAACATCCTTAGGAGTCTCACCCAGTAGAATGGTTGCAAAGGGGTAGCTGAAAAGGTTTATGAGATCAACATTAAGACGATGATGACAGAATGAAAAGACAGAGTTTAGACTATCTAATTAGGATTGAGTATGGTAATTTACTCTGTTGCTCTAATGTATTCCAAAATTTTCGCCCAGTCGTCCACGCTGATTAGTGTTGCTGGCAGCGGGTAATTGAAGGCAAAATCAGTGTAAATGGGATCAGACACTGTCATTATGGTACCGACACCATTAGCTAGCAGGATGGCGGCTCCATCAGAGAAAAAACCTTGAGGGTACGCGTCACAAAGAACGATCTTCCCTTTCACTTGGTACGAATTCATGGCCTCGGGAAAACATGGCCCTGAAGCTGTATAATCAGCTCCAATGGTATAGTTTGCAGCATCTCCTCCCCAAATCAAAGGATATGTGGTTCCATTGAGGTCAAAGCTGTTAATGGAGAGCCCCTATATAGTGGCAAGAAAATTATGTCAGTGCTGACAAATGAAAAACATCATATGGCCAGCTTCTCTAAAATATCTAGCCAGAGCTTACAGTGAAAGTTTGTCCATTGCCTAGAACAACTTGGGCAATAAACTTCCTGTCGATGGTGCTGGCGGCAACTGTTAACGTCCATGGCGCGAAGTTGGATACTGATACCGGAAAGGGTCCTGAATTTCCTGCAGAATTGGATGTCAGAATTCCGTTCTTCATGGCATGGAAAGCCCCGATGGCAATAGGGTCTTCCAGGTAGTCGACTGGCCAGTCTGATCCGAGGGAAACAGAGATAATGTCGACTCCATCCGCGATTGCATCATCAAATGCTGCAAGTATATCTGCAAGGCCACACCCGAAAGACCAACAAACTTTGTACACTGCGATCCTGGCGCCGGGGACACCGCCTTTCGCAACTCCTTTGGCTAGGCCGAGGTAGCTGGCATCAGCCACCTCCCTGCCAGCTGCGGTGGATGCAGTGTGAGTTCCATGCCCGATGGAGTCTCTTGGCGATCTGAAGTCAGTGATGTCGTAGAAGTTGTCGCTGTTGTAGTACCGGGCTCCAATGATCTTGCTTTAAGATTcagaaaatggaaaaggaagAACAAAATTCAAGCTCTAATTATCAAGTGATGCATTTCAAAATGATTGGTTTTGGGAAGAAAGAAAGTTGAATGCATGTACATACTTGTTGCAGGTGAAattggtggctttgcaagtccCCTTCCATTTAGCTGGTGGCGGGCTCAGGCCTTCGTCACTGAAGCTATCTGATTCGGGCCAGACTCCTATACCATTCACAGACAAAAACCACgacaaattaaataaactgCTAGCTTCTGCTTTAAACAGTCCAAGGAAAGTTGACTGATactccatacatatatatatatatgattacggttaattaaattaaatttaccaGTGTCCAAAAGTGCAACGATGACATCTCCTTCTTTGGAGCTTCCAAGCTTGCCTTCGAAACCCATAAAGTCCCAAGATCTTGTTGTGTGCAACTTCAGTATGTGATTCGGCATCACTGATACCACTCCGTCCATTTCTGCAAATCCCCATATGTTCTAATCAGCGTTTTAAAGAGTAAAAGAACATGTAACGATGAgtaattaatttgatgaattGATTTGATAAATCTATATATCTTAAGATGCCagacttttaaaattttcacctGAAAGCTTGGCAACTTCTTCAGCAGTTAGCCTGGCTGCGAATCCATTGAAACTCCTTCCATAACTGTAAACTAACAAGTCTTTGGTGGATGAACCACTGCATGTAATCCACACATTAAACTTAAAAAACGATCTCTTACGATCATTCGACAATTTTGCAAACTTTTGTTCTTCAGCACTTACATATAAATCTAAATTGCAGCACTGATTAAACGAATTTAAACATCAATCTTTATGCAATTGTACCAGAAGTTGCAGCAAATTAaggtatgtatgtatgtattaacCTTCCAAGTACGTTTTTCAGCATGGAATGGTGCGTAGATGCAAGGGGCGCATCTCCTTCAGGCCGCTCTCCCATGTACACCACATGAACCTTATATCACATGCAAATCacaacattaataatttaattacttCCATTTAAATAATGCTAACCCACTATTCCCATATTTTcagtatataaaattatatattatttagaatCTATTGAAagaagaacttgagattcaCGAGACTCAAACTCGAGATCTCAATCATACTAAAACTACCACTTTCCACTAGCTAGAAACACTAACCCACAAGCACAACAAACTAGCTAGCAGCATAAGAATGAATACAAAATCCTAACTAAATTggcctatatatataatgaggGGAACATGAAATTTGGAAATAAAAGCATGCATATGTATACAACCTTTCTTTCATGGCCATGGCAACTTAGGACAAAGGCTGCAAATAGTAATGTGTAGAGAGAAGAAAGCAGGCGGGCTTTCGCCATTAGTGAGTAATATGAAGCTTAATTAATTTGCTTCGGTTGAAGATGGCTATATATGCAAGGAAGGGATGGATGGAAGTGTATTTATAAGACAGTATTGGCATTGGTAATGTCAGCAAGGTTTTGGAGCTTATTGGCGCAACCAACGCCGtcctgttctttttcttttttgattaattataataGGAAAtcaaactgaccactctcctcATTTTCATCTACCATTTAaagaattatgaaaattaaaatacttttatatttagttacatttttattccgaattaaatgaaattgaaatttgataCTTAATTTTAAACGCCAACTAAATAACCGAAATTCCTCAAACCTCTATGGCTGACTTGGCAAATAGTTTTACTTTATTTTACTGTTTTGTTTTGTGAGAATTGGTGGGTCCCATTCTGGTGGAAGTGTTTCGTTGGGAATTTCGAAACTCGGAATGCGTTGTTTATGTCGCGTTTTGTGGGCTCCGCCAGGGTTCATTACAACGGAAGGGAAAGCCGGCGGCGAGTGTGTAATTCGAAGTgagagcaagaaaaaaaaaattgaagccattGATGACACTGGATTAGGATGtcttggatttgggccaaagcTCATATATCTAAGTAGAATCTTCAGTCCAAGGCTCAAATctcaaaaaatctaatttaaaagtCTTTTAAGTTTCAATAAGTGAAcccaaattgaaatttaaaccTAAGCCCACATAATTTCTCATTAAAATCAACTCACATATTCATATTTAACTGTCCAAGTTACATGATCAGACCTCTACATTCAATCACCCATGTAATGCAATCGTATTCCTCTATACATAATAGTGCAAATTTCAAAGGTCAGGTATCTCACTGTTACATTAAAAAAGTATTATGTCACTCTAAGCCATAGACTGGTATATGTCTTAGTCCAAACTAGACTAAAGAATAATAATTCTTACTTTTAGTCCCTTGATATTGCCTAAGATAGCATTTATTAAAGTAAACAAAAGAAtattatatcaagataagattaaaattctttttatatcaaaatatagaatagtcaagataaaagtgaaaagtatttcaaaatttttatcaaactgattgttaatatttttaaaatacattaaaaaacacatacgtcattttttcttatatgtaaagactaaaataaatttatctggaaaaaaaattatctaaaaaaattcagataaaaaattatataattttttttcaatgattattagataaatttaacaaaaacaataaaaatcacttttatctaaaatatttttttatatcttttttttttttaatctatatcttaattaagaCTGCCTAACGAATAATAATTGTGACTAAATTGGACTACACATGC
The Diospyros lotus cultivar Yz01 chromosome 12, ASM1463336v1, whole genome shotgun sequence DNA segment above includes these coding regions:
- the LOC127787519 gene encoding subtilisin-like protease SBT4.10 produces the protein MAKARLLSSLYTLLFAAFVLSCHGHERKVHVVYMGERPEGDAPLASTHHSMLKNVLGSGSSTKDLLVYSYGRSFNGFAARLTAEEVAKLSEMDGVVSVMPNHILKLHTTRSWDFMGFEGKLGSSKEGDVIVALLDTGVWPESDSFSDEGLSPPPAKWKGTCKATNFTCNNKIIGARYYNSDNFYDITDFRSPRDSIGHGTHTASTAAGREVADASYLGLAKGVAKGGVPGARIAVYKVCWSFGCGLADILAAFDDAIADGVDIISVSLGSDWPVDYLEDPIAIGAFHAMKNGILTSNSAGNSGPFPVSVSNFAPWTLTVAASTIDRKFIAQVVLGNGQTFTGLSINSFDLNGTTYPLIWGGDAANYTIGADYTASGPCFPEAMNSYQVKGKIVLCDAYPQGFFSDGAAILLANGVGTIMTVSDPIYTDFAFNYPLPATLISVDDWAKILEYIRATDYPFATILLGETPKDVVAPVVVSFSSRGPSPITPDILKPDITAPGVDILAAWSPVAPPSIYYDDKRSVDYNIISGTSMSCPHASGAAAYVKAAHPNWSPAAIKSALMTTAYVMDRRKHKDLEFAYGSGHINPAAAVNPGLVYDASVEDYINFLCKQGYNTRSLRQITGDNSTCSSTILGRAWDLNYPSFSLYVEDGDEINGVFPRTVTNVGFPNSTYTASIYMAAAINATVEPSVLSFCAVGEQKKFTVTVTGPKIAQQPIMSGAITWSDGVHAVRSPIVVYNYLPGAPYNLDSDSTANKKATFRGSSTFHKKTHTDMEKGKDKRIVIYGRKGEPWPLPNLTHDMEAANWQRERDGWQSPSEEIF